The DNA window GAGCCTATCAGAAATGATGGGTGAACAACCTGTTTTTAGAGATTATTTAGCAGGACGACTTATTCACCATCTACTACTTACTTTATCTTGCTTTGAAAAAGACGGGTTATCTACTTTTCTTGAAGACTGGCAGAAATGGGATCTCTACTATAACAAAAAAGTATATTTATATACGAATGGTGGAGTCATTTATGGTACTGCTTGTGGGGTTGATACCTTAGGAAATTTATTATTTGAAGAAAAAAGTCAGCGATCATGCTATTCTAGTGGCAAAATAAGTTTGAGATTAGCTCAATGATCCTATTAGTAGATATTGGTAACAGTCGAATTAAGTGGGCCCAATTGCGTGGGAATAGACCTATGGAGTTTGATTCAATAACCCGAGGAAAAACAGGTATTAAACGGGATATTTCCCGGGTTTGGAAAGATATCAAAGATATAAATAGGGTAGTTGTTGCTAATGTAGGTGGAGATAGAATTGGGGATCAACTTACTGAATGTACCCAAAATTACTGGCAAGTAACCCCAGAATTTTTAACTGCCCGTGCTAATAGCTACGGTATTCATAATGCCTATGAAACTCCTGAACACTTAGGTATCGATCGGTGGCTTGGATTAATCGCAGTACGCCAACGCTATCGTAATTTTCGAAAGAATGGAGCAATATGCATTATTGACTGTGGTACCGCAATTACTGTTGATCTACTAGCAGCAGATGGAAATCACTTAGGAGGACTAATTATCCCTGGTATTACCAGTATGTCCCAAATTTTATCAGATCATACCAATGGTATTAGTACTATTAGTGAATCTGAGAAAAGGGGAGATACTCTACTTGCCAATACTACGGATACTGCGGTTACTGGAGGAGCTTTATATGCTGCTGCCTCTTTTATTGATAGGGTAGGCAATGATGCGGCATCGGAAATTAAAGGGGAATTTAAACGAGTCATTACGGGTGGGGATGCACTTAAAATACTTCCTCTATTGCAAGATAAATATGATCACTTGCCTAACTTAGTGTTATGGGGGCTAGCCCAAGTTGCTAGAAATACAAGAACTAAAGTTACTCATGAATCTGAAAATACTTTAGATAATTGTGAAGA is part of the Candidatus Nitrosacidococcus sp. I8 genome and encodes:
- a CDS encoding type III pantothenate kinase — encoded protein: MILLVDIGNSRIKWAQLRGNRPMEFDSITRGKTGIKRDISRVWKDIKDINRVVVANVGGDRIGDQLTECTQNYWQVTPEFLTARANSYGIHNAYETPEHLGIDRWLGLIAVRQRYRNFRKNGAICIIDCGTAITVDLLAADGNHLGGLIIPGITSMSQILSDHTNGISTISESEKRGDTLLANTTDTAVTGGALYAAASFIDRVGNDAASEIKGEFKRVITGGDALKILPLLQDKYDHLPNLVLWGLAQVARNTRTKVTHESENTLDNCEDKSAHSTEVVEAQL